A single window of Undibacterium sp. 5I1 DNA harbors:
- the fliJ gene encoding flagellar export protein FliJ, with protein sequence MQKSPISTLIEIAERDTEEAAKYLGKTIRAHEDSEKQLALLSQYREDYINRFQNSAAQGLSIAQYSNFQSFINKLDTAVDGQKKIVADASNRIKIARNQWQEHEKKRLSYGILDKRAKVSVQKKEAKQDQKQTDEHAARAFFYKS encoded by the coding sequence ATGCAAAAATCCCCTATTAGCACACTCATAGAGATTGCGGAAAGAGATACCGAAGAGGCTGCCAAATATTTAGGCAAAACGATACGTGCTCATGAGGACTCTGAGAAGCAGCTAGCCTTGCTGTCGCAGTATCGGGAGGATTACATTAACCGTTTTCAAAACAGTGCAGCACAAGGTTTAAGTATTGCCCAGTACAGCAATTTTCAATCCTTCATCAATAAACTGGACACGGCAGTCGATGGGCAAAAGAAAATTGTTGCGGACGCGTCCAACAGAATCAAAATAGCGCGCAACCAATGGCAAGAACATGAAAAAAAACGGCTCTCTTACGGAATTTTAGACAAGCGCGCCAAAGTGAGCGTGCAGAAAAAAGAAGCCAAGCAAGATCAAAAGCAAACAGATGAACATGCAGCAAGAGCATTCTTTTATAAGTCATAG